The following are encoded together in the Hoplias malabaricus isolate fHopMal1 chromosome 3, fHopMal1.hap1, whole genome shotgun sequence genome:
- the LOC136691602 gene encoding uncharacterized protein isoform X3, whose protein sequence is MNDVRYGAMRRHPEADAAELRAMWGAALHSRVNALLSAAVQEVLEVVQEAVQEVVQGAVNEHEEQRSRTERENEVLRRKVRELQEQLRRDNAAAQLITSMPTTSSRAEEPPTRRCSLTDTVVGAAEDKPMLKEEPSAESQQCMCAAEIKTELEHTDFSSTEQPMLPNNLAVDSNFHASQCEVPPEISVSDVDFPPMAPCMNAEALNAFVEPFSYEDDPGLVLEGWRPQGGQQDQEERPSCLVCGKTFSRIGNLRSHQRCHTGEKPYTCLHCGRRFSHSGNLQKHTRVHTGERPYRCLHCSKTFCQSSHLKKHQMIHTDRQMM, encoded by the exons ATGAA TGACGTGCGGTACGGTGCCATGCGTCGCCACCCTGAGGCAGATGCTGCGGAGCTGCGCGCGATGTGGGGAGCAGCGCTACACTCGCGTGTGAATGCGCTGCTGAGTGCGGCCGTGCAGGAAGTGCTGGAGGTGGTGCAGGAGGCAGTGCAGGAGGTGGTGCAGGGGGCGGTGAACGAACATGAGGAGCAGCGCAGCAGGACGGAGCGGGAGAACGAGGTACTGCGTAGGAAGGTGCGCGAGCTGCAGGAGCAACTGCGTCGAGACAACGCTG CTGCTCAGCTCATCACTTCCATGCCTACTACCTCCTCTAGAGCAGAGGAGCCACCCACACGGAGGTGTAGTCTGACGGACACAGTGGTGGGAGCAGCGGAGGACAAACCCATGCTCAAGGAGGAACCTTCCGCCGAGAGTCAGCAGTGCATGTGTGCTGCTGAAATAAAAACGGAACTGGAACACACTGACTTCTCCTCCACGGAGCAGCCCATGCTGCCAAACAACTTAGCTGTGGATTCCAACTTCCACGCGTCTCAGTGCGAGGTTCCTCCGGAGATTTCGGTCAGTGATGTGGACTTCCCGCCCATGGCTCCCTGCATGAATGCTGAGGCTCTCAATGCCTTTGTGGAGCCTTTCTCTTATGAAGACGACCCAGGCCTGGTGCTGGAGGGCTGGAGACCACAGGGAGGCCAGCAGGACCAAGAGGAGCGACCCAGCTGCCTGGTGTGTGGAAAAACCTTCAGTCGAATCGGGAACCTCCGCAGCCACCAGCGATGCCACACTGGAGAAAAGCCCTACACCTGCCTTCATTGTGGCCGACGCTTCAGCCACAGCGGAAAccttcagaaacacacacgagTCCATACGGGAGAGAGACCATACCGCTGCCTGCACTGCAGCAAGACGTTCTGTCAGTCCAGTCACTTAAAGAAACATCAGATGATCCACACAGACCGGCAGATGATG TGA
- the LOC136691602 gene encoding uncharacterized protein isoform X2 has product MRRHPEADAAELRAMWGAALHSRVNALLSAAVQEVLEVVQEAVQEVVQGAVNEHEEQRSRTERENEVLRRKVRELQEQLRRDNAAAQLITSMPTTSSRAEEPPTRRCSLTDTVVGAAEDKPMLKEEPSAESQQCMCAAEIKTELEHTDFSSTEQPMLPNNLAVDSNFHASQCEVPPEISVSDVDFPPMAPCMNAEALNAFVEPFSYEDDPGLVLEGWRPQGGQQDQEERPSCLVCGKTFSRIGNLRSHQRCHTGEKPYTCLHCGRRFSHSGNLQKHTRVHTGERPYRCLHCSKTFCQSSHLKKHQMIHTDRQMMVGRREMEL; this is encoded by the exons ATGCGTCGCCACCCTGAGGCAGATGCTGCGGAGCTGCGCGCGATGTGGGGAGCAGCGCTACACTCGCGTGTGAATGCGCTGCTGAGTGCGGCCGTGCAGGAAGTGCTGGAGGTGGTGCAGGAGGCAGTGCAGGAGGTGGTGCAGGGGGCGGTGAACGAACATGAGGAGCAGCGCAGCAGGACGGAGCGGGAGAACGAGGTACTGCGTAGGAAGGTGCGCGAGCTGCAGGAGCAACTGCGTCGAGACAACGCTG CTGCTCAGCTCATCACTTCCATGCCTACTACCTCCTCTAGAGCAGAGGAGCCACCCACACGGAGGTGTAGTCTGACGGACACAGTGGTGGGAGCAGCGGAGGACAAACCCATGCTCAAGGAGGAACCTTCCGCCGAGAGTCAGCAGTGCATGTGTGCTGCTGAAATAAAAACGGAACTGGAACACACTGACTTCTCCTCCACGGAGCAGCCCATGCTGCCAAACAACTTAGCTGTGGATTCCAACTTCCACGCGTCTCAGTGCGAGGTTCCTCCGGAGATTTCGGTCAGTGATGTGGACTTCCCGCCCATGGCTCCCTGCATGAATGCTGAGGCTCTCAATGCCTTTGTGGAGCCTTTCTCTTATGAAGACGACCCAGGCCTGGTGCTGGAGGGCTGGAGACCACAGGGAGGCCAGCAGGACCAAGAGGAGCGACCCAGCTGCCTGGTGTGTGGAAAAACCTTCAGTCGAATCGGGAACCTCCGCAGCCACCAGCGATGCCACACTGGAGAAAAGCCCTACACCTGCCTTCATTGTGGCCGACGCTTCAGCCACAGCGGAAAccttcagaaacacacacgagTCCATACGGGAGAGAGACCATACCGCTGCCTGCACTGCAGCAAGACGTTCTGTCAGTCCAGTCACTTAAAGAAACATCAGATGATCCACACAGACCGGCAGATGATGGTAGGGAGGAGGGAAATGGAGCTCTGA
- the LOC136691602 gene encoding uncharacterized protein isoform X1 — MNDVRYGAMRRHPEADAAELRAMWGAALHSRVNALLSAAVQEVLEVVQEAVQEVVQGAVNEHEEQRSRTERENEVLRRKVRELQEQLRRDNAAAQLITSMPTTSSRAEEPPTRRCSLTDTVVGAAEDKPMLKEEPSAESQQCMCAAEIKTELEHTDFSSTEQPMLPNNLAVDSNFHASQCEVPPEISVSDVDFPPMAPCMNAEALNAFVEPFSYEDDPGLVLEGWRPQGGQQDQEERPSCLVCGKTFSRIGNLRSHQRCHTGEKPYTCLHCGRRFSHSGNLQKHTRVHTGERPYRCLHCSKTFCQSSHLKKHQMIHTDRQMMVGRREMEL, encoded by the exons ATGAA TGACGTGCGGTACGGTGCCATGCGTCGCCACCCTGAGGCAGATGCTGCGGAGCTGCGCGCGATGTGGGGAGCAGCGCTACACTCGCGTGTGAATGCGCTGCTGAGTGCGGCCGTGCAGGAAGTGCTGGAGGTGGTGCAGGAGGCAGTGCAGGAGGTGGTGCAGGGGGCGGTGAACGAACATGAGGAGCAGCGCAGCAGGACGGAGCGGGAGAACGAGGTACTGCGTAGGAAGGTGCGCGAGCTGCAGGAGCAACTGCGTCGAGACAACGCTG CTGCTCAGCTCATCACTTCCATGCCTACTACCTCCTCTAGAGCAGAGGAGCCACCCACACGGAGGTGTAGTCTGACGGACACAGTGGTGGGAGCAGCGGAGGACAAACCCATGCTCAAGGAGGAACCTTCCGCCGAGAGTCAGCAGTGCATGTGTGCTGCTGAAATAAAAACGGAACTGGAACACACTGACTTCTCCTCCACGGAGCAGCCCATGCTGCCAAACAACTTAGCTGTGGATTCCAACTTCCACGCGTCTCAGTGCGAGGTTCCTCCGGAGATTTCGGTCAGTGATGTGGACTTCCCGCCCATGGCTCCCTGCATGAATGCTGAGGCTCTCAATGCCTTTGTGGAGCCTTTCTCTTATGAAGACGACCCAGGCCTGGTGCTGGAGGGCTGGAGACCACAGGGAGGCCAGCAGGACCAAGAGGAGCGACCCAGCTGCCTGGTGTGTGGAAAAACCTTCAGTCGAATCGGGAACCTCCGCAGCCACCAGCGATGCCACACTGGAGAAAAGCCCTACACCTGCCTTCATTGTGGCCGACGCTTCAGCCACAGCGGAAAccttcagaaacacacacgagTCCATACGGGAGAGAGACCATACCGCTGCCTGCACTGCAGCAAGACGTTCTGTCAGTCCAGTCACTTAAAGAAACATCAGATGATCCACACAGACCGGCAGATGATGGTAGGGAGGAGGGAAATGGAGCTCTGA